The following proteins are co-located in the Candidatus Accumulibacter cognatus genome:
- a CDS encoding lytic transglycosylase domain-containing protein, with protein sequence MQQRIQISGFILTLGLSLVPVDAHANIYGYIDEQGAAHFATEKIDARYQLFMRGQQFNAADSTATGPAKPELLRYLSKHPNLKKFEPLLKVASNEFSIELPLLKAIMAAESGFDPGAVSPRGAIGLMQVMPATAERYGLQGDKNKTIEQKLADPEINIRLGARYLRDLHRMFPNQQELVLASYNAGEGAVQQYRNKIPPYPETRNYVQLVTQIYQLYQDRPASRKVEATVFAGSGYNAKRIYLTIPGRRNLLASAAVPTE encoded by the coding sequence ATGCAACAACGCATACAAATTTCCGGTTTCATCCTCACGCTGGGACTGAGCCTCGTTCCGGTGGACGCGCACGCCAATATTTATGGCTATATTGACGAGCAGGGGGCTGCGCATTTTGCCACCGAAAAGATTGATGCGCGTTATCAGTTGTTCATGCGCGGCCAGCAGTTCAATGCGGCTGACTCCACGGCGACCGGTCCGGCAAAGCCTGAACTGTTGCGCTATCTGTCGAAACATCCCAACCTGAAGAAATTCGAGCCATTGCTGAAAGTAGCCAGCAATGAATTTTCGATCGAGCTCCCCCTGCTAAAGGCCATCATGGCGGCCGAATCGGGTTTCGATCCCGGCGCGGTTTCCCCCAGGGGTGCCATTGGCCTGATGCAGGTCATGCCGGCAACAGCCGAGCGCTATGGCTTGCAAGGCGACAAGAACAAGACCATCGAGCAGAAATTGGCTGACCCGGAAATCAATATTCGTTTGGGGGCGCGTTATCTGCGAGACCTTCACCGCATGTTCCCCAATCAGCAGGAATTGGTGCTCGCTTCCTACAATGCCGGCGAAGGTGCAGTGCAACAATACAGGAACAAGATTCCGCCTTACCCTGAAACACGCAATTACGTCCAGTTGGTTACCCAGATTTATCAACTGTATCAGGACAGGCCCGCAAGCAGAAAGGTCGAAGCGACCGTATTTGCCGGTTCCGGGTACAACGCTAAACGAATCTACCTGACGATTCCGGGGCGCCGCAACTTGCTGGCATCGGCGGCAGTACCTACGGAGTAA
- the tuf gene encoding elongation factor Tu — MAKGKFERTKPHVNVGTIGHVDHGKTTLTAAITTILAKKFGGVAKAYDQIDAAPEEKARGITINTAHVEYETSKRHYAHVDCPGHADYIKNMITGAAQMDGAILVVSAADGPMPQTREHILLARQVGVPYVVVYLNKCDMVDDAELLELVDMEVRELLSKYDFPGDDTPIVQGSALKALEGDTGPLGEQSVMALADALDAYIPTPQRAIDKPFLLPIEDVFSISGRGTVVTGRVERGVIKVGEEVEIVGIRPTVKTICTGVEMFRKLLDQGQAGDNVGVLLRGTKRDDVERGQVLAKPGSIKPHTHFTGEVYCLSKEEGGRHTPFFNNYRPQFYFRTTDVTGAIAMPEGVEMVMPGDNVQMTVKLIAPIAMEEGLRFAIREGGRTVGAGVVAKIIE, encoded by the coding sequence ATGGCCAAGGGAAAATTTGAGCGTACGAAGCCGCACGTCAACGTCGGCACGATTGGGCACGTCGATCACGGGAAGACGACGCTGACGGCGGCGATCACGACGATTCTGGCGAAGAAATTTGGCGGAGTGGCCAAGGCCTACGACCAGATCGACGCGGCGCCCGAGGAAAAGGCGCGTGGGATCACGATCAACACTGCGCATGTCGAGTACGAGACGTCCAAGCGCCATTATGCGCATGTGGATTGCCCGGGGCACGCCGACTACATCAAGAACATGATTACGGGTGCGGCACAGATGGACGGCGCGATTCTGGTGGTTTCGGCGGCGGATGGCCCGATGCCGCAGACGCGCGAGCACATTCTACTGGCGCGGCAGGTGGGGGTGCCGTACGTGGTCGTTTACCTGAACAAGTGCGACATGGTTGACGACGCCGAGTTGCTTGAATTGGTCGACATGGAAGTGCGCGAGCTGCTGTCCAAGTACGATTTTCCGGGTGACGACACGCCGATCGTCCAGGGTTCAGCCCTGAAGGCGCTGGAAGGCGATACGGGGCCGCTGGGCGAGCAGTCGGTGATGGCGCTGGCGGATGCGCTGGATGCCTATATTCCGACGCCGCAGCGAGCGATCGACAAGCCATTTCTGCTGCCGATCGAAGATGTGTTCTCGATCTCCGGGCGGGGCACGGTGGTGACGGGTCGTGTTGAGCGGGGGGTCATCAAGGTGGGTGAAGAGGTCGAGATTGTCGGCATTCGGCCGACCGTCAAGACGATCTGCACTGGCGTTGAAATGTTCCGCAAATTGCTCGACCAGGGTCAGGCCGGCGACAACGTGGGCGTGCTGCTGCGAGGCACCAAACGCGACGACGTCGAGCGCGGGCAGGTTTTGGCGAAGCCCGGTTCGATCAAGCCGCACACGCATTTCACCGGAGAGGTGTACTGCCTGTCGAAGGAAGAAGGGGGTCGCCATACGCCGTTCTTCAACAACTATCGCCCGCAGTTTTACTTCCGCACAACCGATGTGACGGGTGCGATCGCCATGCCGGAGGGGGTCGAGATGGTCATGCCGGGTGACAATGTGCAGATGACGGTCAAGTTGATTGCACCGATCGCCATGGAAGAAGGTCTGCGCTTCGCGATCCGCGAAGGCGGTCGTACCGTCGGCGCCGGAGTGGTCGCGAAAATCATCGAATAA
- the secE gene encoding preprotein translocase subunit SecE, whose protein sequence is MTDKLKFALAVLLLVAGIAGFYLLANEAMILRVLAVLIGAGLAAAVAWNTEPGRLFFAFAKESTNEAKKVVWPSRKETMQTTGLVFAFVVVMALFLWLTDKSLEWLLYDMVLGWRKV, encoded by the coding sequence ATGACCGATAAATTGAAGTTTGCGTTGGCAGTATTGCTGCTTGTAGCCGGCATCGCCGGCTTTTATCTGCTTGCCAACGAAGCGATGATCCTGCGCGTGCTCGCCGTCTTGATCGGGGCTGGGCTTGCTGCCGCAGTCGCCTGGAATACGGAGCCGGGTCGTCTCTTCTTTGCTTTTGCCAAAGAGTCGACAAATGAGGCAAAAAAGGTCGTTTGGCCTTCGCGTAAAGAAACCATGCAGACAACCGGGCTGGTGTTCGCTTTTGTGGTGGTGATGGCTCTCTTTCTCTGGTTGACCGACAAGAGCCTGGAGTGGCTCCTGTACGATATGGTTCTTGGGTGGAGAAAAGTATGA
- the nusG gene encoding transcription termination/antitermination protein NusG encodes MSMRWYVVHAYSGFEKSVQRALLERIQRQAMQHAFGRILVPVEEVVELKMGQKSISERKFFPGYVLVEMEMNDDSWHLVKSTPKVTGFVGGTANKPTPISEKEVEKIMQQMQDGVDKPRPKVLFEPGEVVRVKDGPFTDFHGAVEQVNYEKNRLRVSVTIFGRPTPVELEFGQVEKA; translated from the coding sequence ATGAGCATGCGCTGGTATGTGGTGCACGCCTATTCCGGGTTCGAGAAGAGCGTGCAGCGGGCGCTGCTAGAGCGTATCCAGCGGCAGGCCATGCAGCATGCGTTTGGACGTATCCTGGTGCCGGTGGAGGAAGTGGTCGAACTCAAGATGGGCCAGAAAAGCATTTCCGAGAGGAAGTTTTTTCCCGGCTATGTGCTGGTGGAAATGGAAATGAACGACGATTCCTGGCATCTCGTGAAAAGCACTCCTAAGGTGACTGGCTTCGTTGGCGGAACGGCCAACAAGCCGACGCCCATCTCCGAAAAGGAAGTCGAAAAAATCATGCAGCAAATGCAGGACGGTGTTGACAAGCCGCGCCCAAAGGTTCTCTTCGAGCCGGGCGAGGTGGTACGCGTCAAGGATGGTCCATTTACTGATTTCCATGGCGCAGTCGAGCAGGTCAACTACGAGAAGAACCGTTTGCGTGTCTCGGTGACGATCTTTGGTCGTCCAACGCCGGTAGAGCTGGAGTTCGGGCAAGTCGAGAAGGCTTGA
- the rplK gene encoding 50S ribosomal protein L11, translating to MAKKIIGYIKLQVPAGKANPSPPIGPALGQRGLNIMEFCKSFNAQTQGLEPGLPIPVVITAFADKSFTFIMKTPPATVLIKKAIGIQKGSPKPHTAKVGTLTRAQCEAIATQKMPDLTAADMDAAVRTIAGSARTMGVTVEGV from the coding sequence GTGGCAAAGAAAATCATCGGCTATATCAAGCTTCAAGTGCCGGCGGGGAAGGCCAATCCGTCTCCACCGATCGGCCCGGCACTGGGTCAGCGCGGTCTGAACATCATGGAATTCTGCAAGAGCTTCAACGCCCAGACGCAAGGTCTGGAGCCAGGCTTGCCCATTCCCGTGGTGATTACCGCTTTCGCGGACAAGAGCTTCACCTTCATCATGAAGACGCCGCCAGCGACGGTCCTGATTAAGAAAGCGATCGGTATTCAAAAGGGTAGCCCAAAGCCCCATACCGCTAAGGTGGGTACGCTGACGCGCGCGCAATGCGAAGCCATTGCAACACAGAAGATGCCTGACCTGACGGCAGCCGATATGGATGCGGCGGTGCGAACGATCGCTGGCAGTGCCCGTACGATGGGTGTTACCGTGGAGGGTGTCTGA